From the genome of Podospora bellae-mahoneyi strain CBS 112042 chromosome 2, whole genome shotgun sequence:
TCAGGGACCGGGCGTTTCGTTTCTTTGGCGCTGGCTGATCGGACGGGATGGAAGCTGTCGGCCGTTCCACGGCTTGATGGGAAgcaggaggtggtgatggccgGTGTGTGGTaggtgggggtgttggtcGGTTCAAGGTCTTAACACGCCCAGCGGGGTTGAAGAGGCTTTTGGTTGGGAGCAGTTCTGGCGGGCCAGGGTTCACTTCTTGGAATGTCACCTCCTGTTGCTGCGACGCAGTACGAACTCGACTATTCTTGCGGCTGTTGGGTTTGCTGGTCATGGGCACAGGTACGGGCTGGGCGATCTGTATCTGCGCAGGCATGGGTCCAGAAAGCTCCTGCATCCGTGGTGGGGGTAGGTCCGGCATCATATCATCCTCGTCGAAAAAGTCGTCAAGACCGCCGCTCATAAAGCCGGAGTCGACATTCCGCATGGGCATCGGAGGAAGAATCGGACTCGACGCTGGTGGACTAGACCGGAGGTAGGGGGTCGTGCGCGGGACTGGGGGTGAGGAGCCCAGGTCACCAACGCTGTCTTCGGGCGAATAACCTTGGTCTGGTGATTGACCAAATGATTCGACGGGTGAGCGGGCGCCCTGGCTCATCTCGTGCATGGGTAGTTGGGGCTGTCTGTGTTGAAAGACGGGGATATTCTCCATTCCAACGGACTCGGACCGAGCCTTGTGGCCTACCATTCTTCtcctttgctgctgctgcaaaaGAGCCCCATCAGGTACTGGTGTTGGCGCACGAGGGACATCTTGAAGATGGTTAGGCGTCGGGGCGTCGTTTCCCGAACCAATGGGTCTCATGGTGCGCAACGACCCTGAGGTACTGGCAGCTACTCTGAGTGAGTCTGGTGCAGAACCAAACGGCACAACGGCCGCATAGTCTGCCCGGATAACCTTTGCCCTTTTCTTCCGTGGGCCTTCATCACCGTCAGTGGCTTCCTCTGCCGCCGACGTGTTGCCCTCTGCAGCCGATTTGCGCGGACGGCCTCGTGGTCTGCCGGTTGGCGGTCGTTGCCTTCTACTTCTCGTTGAGGTTCGTGAGGACGGCCGGGAAGGACGCGCTTGTGGTTGCATCTCGACTACATTTTCTGtcggctgctgttgaggtgCAGGTGAGGGAGCGCTATGGATCGGGGTGTGCGTCCTCGGGGGGTCAGGGACTGTGGCGACGCCAGGAAGGCCGTGGGAAGCAGGTGGCGTCAGAGCCGCTGGCTGGGGCTCAGGTGGTGGTATACTCGATGGCCGATTCATATATGGAGGCGCACTATCACTTCTCATCTCCATCGGCCGAGGTTCATGCATCGGGTGGCTGAAGTGGTGATTATGCTGAGTGTGCTGCTTGGGCTGACTGTGAGGGTTGTGTTGATTGTGGTGATAGCCGTGATTTTGAAccggagcaggaggaagcGCTGGTGATGGTACCTCCTGGGCCACATTCGAATTCTGACCAAACATTTGGCTGGACTGAACAAACGAGTTCCACTCCGAGTTGTCGTCGACGGGCATCTGAGAAGAGTTTGACAGGTTAAAGCCCTCGAGGGCTGAAAAATCTGGTCGTGGTGGCGCCTTTGCAACCATTGTCAACTTGAGTTTCACCTCGAGTGTTTCCCGGCTTCCGCTGCTGAGAAGGGCGAGCAGATTGCGGGTTACTCGCCCTGGGACCAATTGTTGTTGTGCCGCCTCGTTGTTCGGATCCAGCCCCCGTGATAGCATCCCTTGCCCTACCAGGGGCACATCGGGTTCTGAAAAGTCATATGCATACACACTGTAGTCGTTCTCTTCCTGGTTGACGATCTCAGGGCTGGACTGGGCGACAGCCTGAAGACATGTTCGGAGGTCCACCACGCCGATTGTGGTTCTTTCGTCGAGTGGAATTGTCTGGATGTGGAGCAGGTGAGGCCAACGAGCCAAGCAGTTGACCTGGCTATCTCGATCGAAGGTATACTGCACCTTCACTTCATGACATTAGATCTGTGTGGCTGGATCAAGGTCAGGGCATGGCAAACTCACATCCCATCGGCCTCGTCTGGACACCAAAATCTTCGACTCCGGCTGGCTGGGCAACCATATGGTGCGAGggcgcctgctgctgccacgaGTTTGTTGGAGTGGCCATGGTCACATATAGATCCCACGACACCGCGTCGCTCGCTCTGCAAGCAATTGGCGACAGGAATAGGTGCGGGCGCCGACTCGACGGTGGTCGGCTGGGGGTGTCGGGTGGTGGGAGGCGAGTTTGGGTGGAGAGACGGAGGAGAGGTTCGTTAATTGAGATCTCGAAGTAGGGTGGGCCGAATTTGAGAGGCTGGTTTCATTCTCCAGAGCGCGTCCTGGCGAGGCGCACCCAGTCGCGTCGGTGGGTCCAACCGTCAACGACCCCTGCGCTCGAACCGTTTGTCTTGCAGCGAATGCCCCGCCAAACACCAGATAAGCTTcaggaagagatggaaacTGAGAGCACTTTACTGGGAGTGGGTGTTTGTATAGGAGTATAGCTGTCGTCGTGGGCTCGGTCAATCGCTAGTTGCTTTTTCCGAACGGCAGGGCAGTTATCAATGCTCGCGTTCACAACTCGAATAATTGTTGGCGGAGCGTGGTTGCATCCAAACATGGGGGGGCACAATGACGCGAAGTGGGCCTTTCCgtgccttgccttgccttgccttgccttgcgCTGCCTTCGAAGCCTCGGGCAGCGCGCGTTTGAGGTTTGAAAGGGAAGCACGGTCCACCCTACATCTCTTGGGCAGGCAGAACAGCCAGAATTGAACACAGGCCGTCTGCCGCACCCAAATCGATCGGACTTTAGCGCTCAACTCCGCGGTTCCAAAGGCTCCCAACCGGGCACCCGAAAAAGATGGAAAAACGATTAACTTTTAGCTGAGCTTTTGGCCTCGAGGGGATCCCGGCTGCCCTTTTATACTCCCCgcagctccctcccccgtcaccgcccaccaccgccggccacAAGGCAGCAGCCCCACCCCGATCGAACACACCTCACACCTCACAACGCGAACTTGACGCCTGTTTAATTGATTTCTTATCGCTGATAACACAGACCACCCATCATGTCCCCATTCCCCTTTCATCGCCGCTCAATCgggcaaaacaaaaacacaaaagcTGTGGCAACCACAAAATTCCATCCCTGAactgccaaaaaaaaaaaaaaaacacgcCGAAAAGGCGGTAACACCGTGCCCTCATCATGCAACCCTTGACTATTTAGGGGCAAGTGCACACGCATCCCGGCGTGCCAGTCCCGATGGTCCGTAGGCCTGCGTGCATGCGTTGGCGTGGTGTCGTGTATGACTTGACTGCTAtgtggtggccgtggtggctcAAATAAGACTGCTCAACGAGTTGGAGCTACTCTGTATAAGTTGGAAAAAAACAGGGAGAGCATTCGGTTAGAGAAGAGCAACCTCAACGGTCATTTCAATCTTCTAGCAAATGAGGTATACACCACCTCATCCCCAGAACCCATCCTCAAatccccagcatcaccaatccaaccatcatcccccaaaacacactccctcccaacacctccccaccactaaccacaacccccgtactcccactcccactccccgtccccttcggcaccatccccccctcaTTAACTCGTCGTCGCCATCCCCGCTGaattcaccaccctcctcccccccaacaccctcaacatccccgccgcactcctcagcaccccccccaccccctagGATCGTCGTTGGCACACTGGTGCGATGACGACAGCCTGAAACGGTTGTTGTCCCGTTCGGCAATGCTGGAGAGAATATGCATGAAATTCGCGAATCAAGGAGGACGGGGGTTCTTCcggggggggttggaaaAACGACAATAGGATACCACTAAATCTATGGATCTGAGGAGATCATAGTCCATGGCAAATGCGGCTTACACAGAGCCTCTAAGGTCACCAGCTTCGAGCACCACCATGTTGATATGATGAATTTTGGAATCTGTAAGTGTTGAGTGTAAAGGTGTAAAACAATTTAAATACGTCTTGCACCTGTGAGTACGTGAGCGAATCCTACATAAAATGGTACCCAATATCTCTAACATGACGACGCCAGCGCCGAGTTGTGAACGAGGTTAGGAACAGCAGAAGATTCCGCAACTGTACAGTTTCAGAACGTTAACCCCGTGGCGCACATATCCCCATGCTATCACTGTAAAGTATCCCGCCTCTTGGCGCTTAGAACCCCAGTTTCGTAATGACAGCTTCTAGAAACAGGAAAACCATGGCATGTTAATCATAAGTCGTAAGTCGGTAAAAGTCGTTAAAATTTGGTATAAGTTGTCGTAAATCGGTAAAACGGTCGTGAATCAGTATATATCATCGTATGTTGTCATGAAGCGTCATAAAATCATAAAAtaaacaaaaataaaaacatcATTAAGACTGAGATCCCCTCCTCGCAAACAACCCCCAGAATCTGCCCTTTTCCTTGACCTCGACCGTATATGGCTTCAGCGGGAAAACAGGCTTGATGTTGTactcgtcttcttcttcctcgcttggcgagccagtggtggtgatgtacAGGGATCTGTGACTTGGCTGCCATTTCCGCTGAGGAATCTCACCAAGCTTGGTGCTgtcggaggagaaggacatgATGGATATCCGGTTGGGGGATGTcctggggtggagggaggacgaggggcTGAGTCTTGGAATCGCGGCCATGGCGAAGTGAGCATCTGCAGTGATTGCTTCGATAGAGTTTGGAgaagccggtggtgatggtgcgggTTGTAAttttggtgaagatggtagctttggtgaggatggaggttTTTGCGAACTCGCTGACTTAGGTGATGCCGTTGAACTTCTTGATGAATGTTTTTCCGCGTGTTTTACTGAGCCCTTCCTCGGTAGCTTTGGTAATGCTTTAGAGTTTTTTGGTGAGGCCGGtgttggctttggcgaggCTGGTGTCAATTTTGGTGATTTTGGCGTTGGCTCTGGTGATGGCGAAGTCAACTTTGGTGACGGTGCTGCTGGTTGTGGGTCTTTTGGAGTTGCAGATTTTAGCTCGCTGCTGGACGATCTCTTTGATTTGCCATCCTTGATTTCCTTCTTGGGCTGGGGCAATGCTTTCTTGCTTGAGGAGCTCTTTTCTTGTTGGGCAGACTCTCTCTTCGGTTTGGGCGCCTCGGGCGTCTTGGGTGATAGTTTGTGCCGGTGTGATGGTGACGTCGACAAAGAACCCGGAGAAGTTTTGGATGACTTCGACAACGATGACTTGGATGATGTCTTCGAGGCCTTTGATGAAGCCCTTGAAGAATGGGAGGCCAGTGAAGAACGAGATGGGCTACCAAGCCGTCGGGACAGGCCATCTATGGTCTTGATTGTCTCAAGTCTGGAAGCATTGGAGAGACACATGAGTGACTCAAAGTCCAGGTCAAGATTCTGCTTGTGGCTAGAGATTCGCAGCAGGTTCTTGATAGCTTCTTTGAGCTTCCTCAAGACACCGTCTACTGA
Proteins encoded in this window:
- a CDS encoding hypothetical protein (EggNog:ENOG503NWSE; COG:S); amino-acid sequence: MATPTNSWQQQAPSHHMVAQPAGVEDFGVQTRPMGLKVQYTFDRDSQVNCLARWPHLLHIQTIPLDERTTIGVVDLRTCLQAVAQSSPEIVNQEENDYSVYAYDFSEPDVPLVGQGMLSRGLDPNNEAAQQQLVPGRVTRNLLALLSSGSRETLEVKLKLTMVAKAPPRPDFSALEGFNLSNSSQMPVDDNSEWNSFVQSSQMFGQNSNVAQEVPSPALPPAPVQNHGYHHNQHNPHSQPKQHTQHNHHFSHPMHEPRPMEMRSDSAPPYMNRPSSIPPPEPQPAALTPPASHGLPGVATVPDPPRTHTPIHSAPSPAPQQQPTENVVEMQPQARPSRPSSRTSTRSRRQRPPTGRPRGRPRKSAAEGNTSAAEEATDGDEGPRKKRAKVIRADYAAVVPFGSAPDSLRVAASTSGSLRTMRPIGSGNDAPTPNHLQDVPRAPTPVPDGALLQQQQRRRMVGHKARSESVGMENIPVFQHRQPQLPMHEMSQGARSPVESFGQSPDQGYSPEDSVGDLGSSPPVPRTTPYLRSSPPASSPILPPMPMRNVDSGFMSGGLDDFFDEDDMMPDLPPPRMQELSGPMPAQIQIAQPVPVPMTSKPNSRKNSRVRTASQQQEVTFQEVNPGPPELLPTKSLFNPAGRVKTLNRPTPPPTTHRPSPPPASHQAVERPTASIPSDQPAPKKRNARSLKRSHTAPNPVVSEQEAPVQPAQAQPTTQHYGLTQESALSPHFEQPPGSMNGSVRPTADLDNHHVGNGFARASEPAQSPREVSVPAAPLPVMESREVVEPCFHQQQPLPPTSRPPSRPASQDPGVPTVPASDVGHEPILTLPQPFMSEAPCPPSDFDAPRYSKNLVKKQTIKERLESAIMRGESPPFCNNCGAIETPTWRKIWIQEHKGIPPFYEFSDKPGFVTMIDILERDAEGQPAAYRLVKKNLGTKDDKKVWVETLLCNPCGIWLAKFRNHRPPDRWEKDAARLNQSRKRREGKGKKKSRAKSDGPVNPTSEAYFTTDPAGPLDHESPEENIPESIPENGTLPESHNTIATDDKLLNLRSSPKQRLPGSTHSTGSGTADSPIAVEDDLGSTRRLLFPSPRKDAMPRVLGELSANATQTVTHGQVAKSATSGKENHNTLPARTGTPANGGDQLDQELFGTPPRCPSTPPPSSTAAGVFRTPTRPTPSHRPITRSVSRSMRSHRSIVKSPIDVYMTTRRITTPRSGSNHGLLAPPSSSGRRRSPRHAPTQAHFVHDDDAQHFESPFTANLAQLLSEANNFTTGSPSHRLPEIDLGSLQDLDEAALAQQLLESTNAIDFDNLLGTELAMQPSSPPSTRRKRQGGDEFGAPLGENTWTEPHGAGKGY
- a CDS encoding hypothetical protein (EggNog:ENOG503P4HK), encoding MAAFGKSIHALLDTYSNCISLLKAFRHRGDEPNSTTPTPETTICSQDKQAVLRESLKADRDLVEKAYSSRVRQSGNRFRKGDARAISSVDGVLRKLKEAIKNLLRISSHKQNLDLDFESLMCLSNASRLETIKTIDGLSRRLGSPSRSSLASHSSRASSKASKTSSKSSLSKSSKTSPGSLSTSPSHRHKLSPKTPEAPKPKRESAQQEKSSSSKKALPQPKKEIKDGKSKRSSSSELKSATPKDPQPAAPSPKLTSPSPEPTPKSPKLTPASPKPTPASPKNSKALPKLPRKGSVKHAEKHSSRSSTASPKSASSQKPPSSPKLPSSPKLQPAPSPPASPNSIEAITADAHFAMAAIPRLSPSSSLHPRTSPNRISIMSFSSDSTKLGEIPQRKWQPSHRSLYITTTGSPSEEEEDEYNIKPVFPLKPYTVEVKEKGRFWGLFARRGSQS